In Alteromonas sp. RKMC-009, the genomic stretch ACCCTTAGCCGCATATGTCAACAGCATCTTAATACCACCCCGAAAAAGCTGATCCACCAAAGGCTGGTAAATGAAGCGAAGCGGCGACTGATTTACACCCGGCAATCGCTGGATGAAATTGCTGATACGTTAGGGTTCAAAGATACCGGCTATTTCTGTCGTTTCTTTAAACAGGCGGAAGGTACTACGGCGGGGGAATTCAGACGCCGGAGCGAGCTGTAAACGTTCTGCTGCACTGGTATCTGTTTATGACAATTTATTTATGGCTGTAAAATCTGTTTTGAATGCTGATGAAAGGGGCGAAAGCCTTTTAATTCTTATTTAAAAGGCTGAATTGTAAATAGTGCTTTTTTACTTGTATTTTTCGTATCGTTATAGAAAAAACTAATGTCTGTCGTCGCATTTCTTAACAGCATCTGTTGATTCGCGGTAGCATACTGTTAGCCCTGAAACGGCTTGTAGTTATTACGCCGCAACTGAATCGTTTCTGACAGCGAAATCCGGTGCCCGAAATATTTTGCGCTCCTTTCACTGTCAGCAGGAGAATGAATTAATGAGTGGTTTTACTGTTGATGCCGACTGGCTGCACTGGTGCGAGTCACCGTCGAAGCCGAAGTTTGTGGTTCCTGAAGGTGCTGTTGACGCCCATTGCCATGTGTTTGGTCCCGGTAATGAATTCCCCTTCGCGCCGGAGCGCAAGTACACGCCATGCGATGCGTCTAAAGACCAGTTGTGGGCGCTACGTGATTATCTGGGTTTCAGCCGCAACGTCATTGTTCAGGCTACCTGCCACGGCGCTGATAACCGCGCACTGGTTGACGCACTAAATCACTCTGATGGTCTCGCCCGCGGCGTTGCTACCGTAAAAGCGGATATTACTGATGAGGAGCTTCAGGCTCTGCATGCCGCTGGTGTACGGGGCGTTCGATTTAACTTCGTAAAGCGGTTAGTAGACGCGCTGCCCTTCGATTCGCTGGGCACTATTGCTGAGAAAATTAAGCCTCTTGGCTGGCATATCGTTATTTACTTTGAATCTCAGGAACTGCCTGAGCTGTATGATTTCTTCACCAGCCTGCCGACCACTGTTGTGGTTGATCACATGGGCCGCCCTGACGTAACAAAACCGGTAGACGGGCCTGAGTTTGCTCTGTTTCTGAAACTGCTGGAAGAGAATAAAAACTTCTGGTCGAAAGTAAGTTGTCCTGAGCGCTTGTCCATTGTGGGACCGGAAGGTGGCTACGAAGACGTTGTGCCGTTCGCCCGGGAAGTGGTTACCCGTTTTGAAGACCGCGTGCTGTGGGGAACAGACTGGCCGCATCCGAACATGAAAACACATATGCCGGATGACGGGCACCTGGTGGATATGATCCCCAAAATCGCCCCCACAGAAGCATTGCAGCGTAAATTATTAATTGATAACCCCATGCGCCTTTACTGGGCGGATTAATCATCGCCGCCGGTGCCTTCAGGAATGATGCAGGTCTGGCTGGCTGAACAGAAATGAGTTGGGAGAATAAAATGAAAGTAATCGTAGTGGGTCCCGGTGCGTTCGGGATCAAACACCTTGATGGCCTGAAAAATATCGATGACGCTGAAGTTGTTGGTCTGGTTGGCCGTAATTTAGAAAAGACACAAGCCGTGGCAAACGAATACGGTATTCCGAATGTGTATACGTCTCTGGACGATGCACT encodes the following:
- a CDS encoding amidohydrolase family protein encodes the protein MSGFTVDADWLHWCESPSKPKFVVPEGAVDAHCHVFGPGNEFPFAPERKYTPCDASKDQLWALRDYLGFSRNVIVQATCHGADNRALVDALNHSDGLARGVATVKADITDEELQALHAAGVRGVRFNFVKRLVDALPFDSLGTIAEKIKPLGWHIVIYFESQELPELYDFFTSLPTTVVVDHMGRPDVTKPVDGPEFALFLKLLEENKNFWSKVSCPERLSIVGPEGGYEDVVPFAREVVTRFEDRVLWGTDWPHPNMKTHMPDDGHLVDMIPKIAPTEALQRKLLIDNPMRLYWAD